In one window of Tumebacillus algifaecis DNA:
- a CDS encoding helix-turn-helix domain-containing protein — MNSLGQRIREFRLKKGLTQIELASGLCTASLISQIESDRARPSYKTLVALASRLDVPLEHLLKEVNFDLESSSKSKMARSMVRAREYQAAIPLLNDLLEIQQQRIPKEGLFLELVQCHIELGNALEAESLLNQLYQICNTERNDFLLADVLYYLGKVAALKNDYPIALFHTNRAWEELKTVEEIDADFQAKVLMQLASLHERVGKVAEAAKLYERALLLNQCNGEERGKAYLRLAEVYDRQKKHEQAQEFAMKATILLEEESTKEHMQEMQRRLLMLQRDSSDWNKSVQTLMSMAEQFEQDGKKQKAGEVYADLALICLENQEYDEAWAYAEKARMALSDTDSMMGEVHRVLSFVYFRREDENKGKKHLENAVKIFEQHGKIAELETVTLHMCRYLSDKGDHREAYERMEAFHHYMIKQLEQRGIIL, encoded by the coding sequence ATGAATTCTCTTGGTCAACGCATTCGTGAATTTCGATTGAAAAAGGGTCTCACTCAAATTGAGCTTGCTTCTGGCTTATGCACAGCAAGCTTAATCTCGCAAATTGAAAGCGACCGGGCGCGTCCTTCATACAAAACATTAGTTGCTCTAGCATCTCGTCTTGATGTTCCGCTTGAACATCTCTTAAAAGAGGTAAATTTTGATTTGGAGTCTTCGAGTAAATCCAAAATGGCGAGAAGCATGGTTCGAGCGAGAGAGTATCAAGCTGCCATTCCACTGCTGAATGATCTCTTGGAAATTCAACAGCAACGGATTCCGAAAGAGGGATTGTTTTTGGAACTTGTGCAATGTCACATTGAGTTGGGAAATGCGCTGGAAGCAGAAAGCTTGCTGAACCAGTTGTATCAAATTTGCAACACGGAACGGAACGATTTTTTGCTGGCTGATGTGCTGTATTATCTTGGAAAAGTCGCTGCGTTGAAAAATGATTACCCAATTGCACTTTTCCATACGAATCGTGCTTGGGAAGAGCTAAAAACGGTAGAGGAGATCGACGCAGATTTTCAAGCAAAGGTTCTCATGCAATTGGCTTCTCTCCATGAGCGGGTTGGAAAGGTAGCAGAGGCGGCGAAGTTGTACGAGAGGGCGTTGTTGCTCAATCAGTGTAATGGTGAAGAGCGAGGGAAGGCATACCTTCGTTTGGCAGAAGTTTATGATCGGCAAAAGAAGCATGAGCAAGCACAAGAATTTGCAATGAAGGCAACTATTCTTTTGGAGGAAGAATCTACGAAAGAGCACATGCAGGAAATGCAACGCCGTTTGCTTATGCTTCAGCGCGATTCGAGCGATTGGAACAAGTCTGTTCAAACTCTTATGTCAATGGCGGAACAGTTTGAGCAAGATGGTAAGAAACAGAAGGCTGGTGAAGTATACGCCGACCTTGCTCTAATCTGTTTGGAAAATCAAGAATATGATGAAGCATGGGCGTATGCTGAAAAAGCGAGAATGGCTCTCTCTGATACGGATTCTATGATGGGGGAAGTTCACCGCGTGCTATCATTTGTCTATTTTCGTCGCGAAGATGAGAATAAAGGGAAGAAGCATCTCGAGAACGCGGTCAAGATTTTCGAGCAGCACGGCAAAATTGCGGAACTTGAAACTGTTACATTACACATGTGCCGATACCTGAGCGACAAAGGGGATCACCGGGAAGCATACGAGCGGATGGAAGCGTTTCACCACTACATGATCAAGCAGTTAGAACAACGTGGGATCATTTTGTGA
- a CDS encoding site-specific integrase has product MRDKKQIDEMKKVLRKQSFRDWFLFVLGINTGLRVSDELTLKVKNVRNQTHITIKESKTEKDKRFRINGTLRECIDEYIEGMEDEAWLFPSRKGDKPISRVQAYRILNAAAEKVGVDEIGTHTMRKTFGYHHYKQNKDVAILQKLFNHSAPSVTLRYIGIEQDEMDASIEDFSL; this is encoded by the coding sequence ATTCGAGACAAAAAGCAGATCGACGAGATGAAGAAGGTACTCAGAAAACAATCGTTTCGTGATTGGTTTCTGTTTGTCCTTGGTATCAATACAGGATTACGGGTAAGCGACGAACTCACTTTGAAGGTTAAGAATGTACGCAATCAAACACACATCACCATCAAAGAGAGCAAGACCGAAAAGGACAAGAGGTTTAGAATCAACGGGACTCTGCGTGAATGCATCGATGAATATATAGAAGGGATGGAGGATGAAGCGTGGTTATTCCCTTCTAGGAAGGGCGATAAACCAATTTCGAGGGTGCAGGCCTACCGAATCCTGAACGCTGCTGCAGAGAAGGTCGGGGTGGATGAGATCGGGACTCATACCATGAGGAAGACATTCGGCTACCACCACTACAAACAGAACAAAGATGTTGCCATACTACAGAAGCTCTTTAATCACTCTGCTCCGTCCGTCACGCTTCGCTACATAGGTATCGAGCAAGATGAAATGGACGCATCAATTGAAGATTTCAGCCTATAA
- a CDS encoding FAD-dependent monooxygenase — MYPFPHNCNSAHETPILPPLSLLHQLLPVHPVHNRHRGQLQAGIMLPIRQWKQITDRGADELHAATPTLADFAETLSDFKPFHILLALLHFVKEWTQDGLLLIGNAAHCALPAEAVGVSLAAATSILAAQVVTE; from the coding sequence ATATACCCCTTCCCCCACAACTGTAACTCAGCTCACGAAACTCCGATCCTTCCGCCCCTGTCTCTCCTGCATCAGCTTCTTCCAGTCCACCCAGTTCACAATCGCCACCGCGGCCAGTTGCAAGCCGGGATCATGCTGCCAATAAGGCAGTGGAAGCAGATCACCGATCGCGGCGCGGACGAATTGCACGCGGCCACACCTACGCTGGCCGATTTCGCCGAGACATTGAGCGACTTCAAACCGTTCCACATCTTGCTAGCCCTCCTGCATTTTGTCAAAGAGTGGACGCAAGACGGTTTGCTGCTGATCGGCAACGCCGCGCACTGTGCCCTGCCAGCCGAAGCGGTCGGCGTATCGCTTGCGGCAGCAACCTCCATCCTCGCCGCGCAAGTCGTCACCGAATAG
- a CDS encoding cupin domain-containing protein: MSNELEAKKGTHYTLIDAGPFTELGKYKFEVGPYQFPGKLFLNELLGLTGMEVSFGKMFPGTGLPYSHKHVENEELYIFIKGQGQFLIDGEVIDVREGTAIRVGTEGVRTWRNNSTEELHYIVIQAKQGSLGQYTLQDGKIVEPKVTWPGEEA; this comes from the coding sequence ATGTCTAACGAACTGGAAGCGAAAAAAGGCACCCATTATACACTGATCGATGCAGGTCCGTTTACGGAGCTGGGAAAGTACAAGTTCGAAGTCGGTCCCTATCAGTTCCCAGGTAAGCTGTTTTTGAACGAGCTGCTCGGGTTGACAGGAATGGAAGTCAGCTTCGGGAAGATGTTCCCCGGCACGGGATTACCATATTCGCATAAGCATGTGGAGAATGAAGAGCTTTATATTTTTATCAAAGGCCAAGGGCAGTTCTTGATCGATGGCGAAGTGATTGACGTTCGCGAAGGGACTGCGATTCGCGTAGGCACGGAAGGCGTGCGGACGTGGCGGAACAACTCGACGGAGGAATTGCACTATATTGTGATTCAAGCGAAGCAAGGCAGCTTGGGGCAGTATACGCTGCAGGATGGGAAGATCGTCGAGCCGAAGGTGACGTGGCCAGGCGAAGAGGCGTAG